AATTCTAAATGGTGGGTTATCCCCTGTCAGAGATTAGCTGAAGTTCGTCAATGTTGATGAACTTGATTTTTCTTCCTTCAATAGAAATAAGACCTTCCTGTGCAAACGACGATAGCGTGCGGATGGCATTACTGGTAGTCATGTTCGACATCTGCCCCAAGTTTTCACGACTCAGATAGACAGAGAGCGTCTGTCCGTCTTCTTCCACGCCGTATTTCTGTCTCATCGTCAGCAAAGATTCGGCCAAACGGCCGCGGATGTGCTTTTGGGTGAGACTTATGGTTCGTTCAACCGAGAGATCAAGTAAGGAAGAAAGTTCTTTGAGGAAAAGCATGGCAAAATCGCTGTTCTCCCAAATAAGGTGAAAAAGGAGACTTACAGGAATTCGGGCCACTAATGTGTTGGCACCTGCAATGGCCGTGGAATGATAGTAGCCTCCAGCAATGGCAGCTGCATAGCCGAATAGTCCACCAGGTTCTACCATGCGAACAATTTGCTGCTGCCCGCCAAGACCGTTGCGGAACAATGTTACTTTGCCCTGCATCAGAAAGTACATGTGAGTGGGACACTCTCCTTCATGATACAGAATCTCGTCACGCTGTAGTTCGCACGTGGAAATGTTTTCGACAAACAGCTCGCGCTGCTCGTCAATCAACGGGTCCCAGAGTATTGAAATGGATTTGGCTGTTTCCTCTTTGTCAAATTCTTTTTCCACCATGTTTCTATAGCTGTTTTAACGGTCGGCAAAATTAGTAAAAAGCTTTCAGATGTCCAAAAAAATAGCCCCTTTTGTGCTTTTTGGTTGAAAAAATGAAAAAAGATAAGCTTTTATTTTGTCATAATCTGAAAAATGCTTACTTTTGAAGGCAATCTAAAATCTACCTTATTATAAATTAAAACAAATAAAAACCTTAAAATAGGAACTATGAGTTATTTGCGATTTGAGAAAGCCGTGATGACTAATCTTGAGGAGTCACTACGCCGCGAATTGCTCCGAACGAATCGTTCAGGTGCCTATAGCGCTTCGACATTGGTCGATTGTAACACGCGCAAGTACCATGGACTGTTGGTGGTCCCTGTGCCTGAGATTGACGACGAGAACCATGTGTTATTGTCGTCGTTCGACTGTACGGTGGTTCAGCACGGAGCTGAATTCAATCTTGGACTCCACAAGTATCAGGGCAATAACTACAGCCCTAAAGGGCATAAGTACATTCGTGAGTTTGATGCCAGTCTGGTACCCACTACTGTTTATCGTGTAGGTGGTGTGGTATTGAAGAAAGAGGCTATTTTTCAGGCTTATGAAGACCGTATTCTGATTCGCTATACCTTGGAGGATGCACACTCGGCAACCACTTTGCGTTTCCGCCCATTCTTGGCATTCCGCTCAGTACGTCAGTTTACTCACGAGAATAGCGTGGCCAGTCGTGACTACCA
The sequence above is a segment of the Prevotella sp. E9-3 genome. Coding sequences within it:
- a CDS encoding Crp/Fnr family transcriptional regulator; translated protein: MVEKEFDKEETAKSISILWDPLIDEQRELFVENISTCELQRDEILYHEGECPTHMYFLMQGKVTLFRNGLGGQQQIVRMVEPGGLFGYAAAIAGGYYHSTAIAGANTLVARIPVSLLFHLIWENSDFAMLFLKELSSLLDLSVERTISLTQKHIRGRLAESLLTMRQKYGVEEDGQTLSVYLSRENLGQMSNMTTSNAIRTLSSFAQEGLISIEGRKIKFINIDELQLISDRG